From Bicyclus anynana chromosome 18, ilBicAnyn1.1, whole genome shotgun sequence, a single genomic window includes:
- the LOC112058087 gene encoding tyrosine-protein kinase-like otk isoform X1, translating to MWFRLMFFVFLTLSGLLAMGIDDAVHHNAGHRLRLHRPSRRHRAANDGALRFETGPFSKKLELNSSGRIHCKVAGGTAPTVQWFLNESDPLPDGVTSSNGTLMVVEAKKQHSGNYTCRATDGDHVIHANITLDVVVAPRVLDPAPDQQMHVTVGQTVSLNCIATGDPAPTTHWDRNLTILHQQQDGVEIEGGVNASISRVVLLNNGSLLIRNASARDADRYGCTAGSLAGLARNELLLVVHPEGELQPAESTGVAGKAVLVSISVAGAYMILVLALMLYCRRRRLKRRQRGEKMELEMAEGREKLVEDGEEEKQKVTQNGAPAQNGRLLPHDRDSGADNSEVSGVSRASKKSGQFDQLAVPRTLLTEQITLGRGEFGDVMLAKIDMTQISKLRSKDEDLEPQLKPVLVKALTTKDEVQLAEFRRQLELFSRVRHEHIARLIGLCNEADPHYMLLEHTDWGDLRSFLIATRTPEENEEYINRVGPLHGLPARDNTIHPLAPRHRLALVAHLASAAARLAHKRLTHRDIAARNCVITSKLQLKLSFPALTRGPNSHEYYKHHDQVIPLRWLPFEAVMDGEYSTKSDVYMFAATIWEIYTKAEMPFAKLNDNSVLDRLKTDTLEWNIPSAMPERLANLLKRSWSKSPSDRPQFTEIYEEVTSIIQEISAESVSQHSQDMIERDE from the exons ATGCTGTTCATCACAACGCAGGGCACAGACTTCGCTTGCACAGACCGAGCCGGAGACATCGAGCTGCGAATG ATGGCGCGCTACGCTTCGAGACTGGCCCATTCAGCAAGAAGTTGGAACTGAACTCCTCGGGTCGGATACATTGCAAGGTCGCCGGCGGCACGGCGCCCACCGTGCAGTGGTTTCTG AACGAGTCGGACCCCCTGCCCGACGGTGTGACGTCATCGAACGGCACGCTCATGGTGGTGGAGGCCAAGAAACAGCACAGCGGCAACTACACGTGCCGCGCCACCGACGGCGATCACGTCATACACGCTAACATCACTCTAGACGTCGTGG TGGCACCGCGCGTTTTAGACCCAGCTCCCGACCAGCAGATGCACGTGACAGTCGGTCAAACAGTGTCACTGAACTGTATAGCCACCGGCGACCCCGCGCCCACCACCCACTGGGACAGGAACCTTACCATTTTGCACCAACAAC AAGATGGCGTTGAAATCGAGGGAGGAGTGAACGCGTCGATATCAAG AGTGGTGCTGCTGAACAACGGCTCGCTGCTGATCCGCAACGCCAGCGCGCGCGACGCGGACCGCTACGGCTGCACGGCCGGCAGCCTCGCCGGGCTGGCGCGCAACGAGTTGCTGCTCGTCGTGCATCCCG AAGGTGAGCTCCAACCGGCCGAGTCCACCGGTGTGGCGGGTAAGGCTGTGCTCGTCTCCATTTCCGTCGCGGGCGCCTACATGATCCTGGTGCTGGCGCTGATGCTGTACTGCAGGCGACGCCGGCTGAAGAGACGCCAGCGAG GTGAAAAGATGGAGTTGGAAATGGCAGAAGGGAGGGAGAAGTTGGTAGAAGATGGAGAGGAAGAGAAGCAGAAGGTGACGCAAAACGGTGCGCCCGCGCAGAACGGCCGTCTGCTGCCGCATGATCGAGATAGTG GCGCAGATAACTCTGAGGTGTCTGGCGTGTCCCGCGCGTCCAAGAAGTCTGGTCAATTTGACCAGCTCGCCGTGCCTCGGACCCTACTGACGGAACAAATCACACTTG GTCGCGGCGAGTTCGGTGACGTGATGCTGGCCAAGATAGACATGACGCAGATCAGCAAGTTGCGCAGCAAGGACGAGGATCTGGAGCCGCAGCTCAAGCCCGTGCTCGTCAAGGCTTTGACTACCAAGGACGAG GTGCAACTGGCCGAGTTCCGCCGCCAGCTGGAGCTTTTCAGCCGCGTGCGCCACGAGCACATCGCGCGGCTCATCGGGCTCTGCAACGAGGCCGACCCGCACTACATGCTGCTGGAGCATACTGACTGG GGCGACTTACGTAGCTTCCTCATCGCGACCCGAACACCGGAAGAGAACGAAGAGTATATCAATAGAGTGGGGCCTTTACACGGCTTGCCAGCCAGAGACAACACCATCCACCCCCTGGCTCCCCGCCACCGACTGGCGCTGGTCGCCCACCTCGCGTCCGCGGCCGCCAGGCTCGCTCACAAGAGACTCACTCACAG AGACATAGCGGCGCGGAACTGCGTGATCACATCTAAACTGCAGCTCAAGCTGAGTTTCCCCGCGCTCACCCGCGGACCGAACTCGCACGAGTACTACAAGCATCACGACCAG GTGATTCCACTCCGCTGGCTGCCATTTGAAGCTGTGATGGACGGAGAATACTCGACTAAGTCTGACGTCTACATGTTTGCAGCTACCATTTGGGAg ATATACACAAAGGCGGAGATGCCCTTCGCGAAGTTGAACGACAACTCGGTGTTAGACAGACTGAAGACTGACACTCTGGAGTGGAACATACCCAGCGCGATGCCTGAACGACTCGCCAACTTACTG AAACGTTCGTGGAGCAAATCCCCGTCGGACCGGCCGCAGTTCACGGAGATCTACGAAGAAGTGACGTCAATCATACAGGAGATATCAGCGGAGAGTGTCTCCCAACACTCCCAGGACATGATTGAGAGAGACGAGTGA
- the LOC112058087 gene encoding tyrosine-protein kinase-like otk isoform X2, translated as MWFRLMFFVFLTLSDAVHHNAGHRLRLHRPSRRHRAANDGALRFETGPFSKKLELNSSGRIHCKVAGGTAPTVQWFLNESDPLPDGVTSSNGTLMVVEAKKQHSGNYTCRATDGDHVIHANITLDVVVAPRVLDPAPDQQMHVTVGQTVSLNCIATGDPAPTTHWDRNLTILHQQQDGVEIEGGVNASISRVVLLNNGSLLIRNASARDADRYGCTAGSLAGLARNELLLVVHPEGELQPAESTGVAGKAVLVSISVAGAYMILVLALMLYCRRRRLKRRQRGEKMELEMAEGREKLVEDGEEEKQKVTQNGAPAQNGRLLPHDRDSGADNSEVSGVSRASKKSGQFDQLAVPRTLLTEQITLGRGEFGDVMLAKIDMTQISKLRSKDEDLEPQLKPVLVKALTTKDEVQLAEFRRQLELFSRVRHEHIARLIGLCNEADPHYMLLEHTDWGDLRSFLIATRTPEENEEYINRVGPLHGLPARDNTIHPLAPRHRLALVAHLASAAARLAHKRLTHRDIAARNCVITSKLQLKLSFPALTRGPNSHEYYKHHDQVIPLRWLPFEAVMDGEYSTKSDVYMFAATIWEIYTKAEMPFAKLNDNSVLDRLKTDTLEWNIPSAMPERLANLLKRSWSKSPSDRPQFTEIYEEVTSIIQEISAESVSQHSQDMIERDE; from the exons ATGCTGTTCATCACAACGCAGGGCACAGACTTCGCTTGCACAGACCGAGCCGGAGACATCGAGCTGCGAATG ATGGCGCGCTACGCTTCGAGACTGGCCCATTCAGCAAGAAGTTGGAACTGAACTCCTCGGGTCGGATACATTGCAAGGTCGCCGGCGGCACGGCGCCCACCGTGCAGTGGTTTCTG AACGAGTCGGACCCCCTGCCCGACGGTGTGACGTCATCGAACGGCACGCTCATGGTGGTGGAGGCCAAGAAACAGCACAGCGGCAACTACACGTGCCGCGCCACCGACGGCGATCACGTCATACACGCTAACATCACTCTAGACGTCGTGG TGGCACCGCGCGTTTTAGACCCAGCTCCCGACCAGCAGATGCACGTGACAGTCGGTCAAACAGTGTCACTGAACTGTATAGCCACCGGCGACCCCGCGCCCACCACCCACTGGGACAGGAACCTTACCATTTTGCACCAACAAC AAGATGGCGTTGAAATCGAGGGAGGAGTGAACGCGTCGATATCAAG AGTGGTGCTGCTGAACAACGGCTCGCTGCTGATCCGCAACGCCAGCGCGCGCGACGCGGACCGCTACGGCTGCACGGCCGGCAGCCTCGCCGGGCTGGCGCGCAACGAGTTGCTGCTCGTCGTGCATCCCG AAGGTGAGCTCCAACCGGCCGAGTCCACCGGTGTGGCGGGTAAGGCTGTGCTCGTCTCCATTTCCGTCGCGGGCGCCTACATGATCCTGGTGCTGGCGCTGATGCTGTACTGCAGGCGACGCCGGCTGAAGAGACGCCAGCGAG GTGAAAAGATGGAGTTGGAAATGGCAGAAGGGAGGGAGAAGTTGGTAGAAGATGGAGAGGAAGAGAAGCAGAAGGTGACGCAAAACGGTGCGCCCGCGCAGAACGGCCGTCTGCTGCCGCATGATCGAGATAGTG GCGCAGATAACTCTGAGGTGTCTGGCGTGTCCCGCGCGTCCAAGAAGTCTGGTCAATTTGACCAGCTCGCCGTGCCTCGGACCCTACTGACGGAACAAATCACACTTG GTCGCGGCGAGTTCGGTGACGTGATGCTGGCCAAGATAGACATGACGCAGATCAGCAAGTTGCGCAGCAAGGACGAGGATCTGGAGCCGCAGCTCAAGCCCGTGCTCGTCAAGGCTTTGACTACCAAGGACGAG GTGCAACTGGCCGAGTTCCGCCGCCAGCTGGAGCTTTTCAGCCGCGTGCGCCACGAGCACATCGCGCGGCTCATCGGGCTCTGCAACGAGGCCGACCCGCACTACATGCTGCTGGAGCATACTGACTGG GGCGACTTACGTAGCTTCCTCATCGCGACCCGAACACCGGAAGAGAACGAAGAGTATATCAATAGAGTGGGGCCTTTACACGGCTTGCCAGCCAGAGACAACACCATCCACCCCCTGGCTCCCCGCCACCGACTGGCGCTGGTCGCCCACCTCGCGTCCGCGGCCGCCAGGCTCGCTCACAAGAGACTCACTCACAG AGACATAGCGGCGCGGAACTGCGTGATCACATCTAAACTGCAGCTCAAGCTGAGTTTCCCCGCGCTCACCCGCGGACCGAACTCGCACGAGTACTACAAGCATCACGACCAG GTGATTCCACTCCGCTGGCTGCCATTTGAAGCTGTGATGGACGGAGAATACTCGACTAAGTCTGACGTCTACATGTTTGCAGCTACCATTTGGGAg ATATACACAAAGGCGGAGATGCCCTTCGCGAAGTTGAACGACAACTCGGTGTTAGACAGACTGAAGACTGACACTCTGGAGTGGAACATACCCAGCGCGATGCCTGAACGACTCGCCAACTTACTG AAACGTTCGTGGAGCAAATCCCCGTCGGACCGGCCGCAGTTCACGGAGATCTACGAAGAAGTGACGTCAATCATACAGGAGATATCAGCGGAGAGTGTCTCCCAACACTCCCAGGACATGATTGAGAGAGACGAGTGA